From Saccharomycodes ludwigii strain NBRC 1722 chromosome IV, whole genome shotgun sequence, one genomic window encodes:
- a CDS encoding C2H2-type zinc finger protein (similar to Saccharomyces cerevisiae YPR013C | CMR3 | Changed Mutation Rate), with translation MGIDSNNNNNNKKHNLNHHNQSSDQQKNKEKNNNTAPHPCFQSSQQVIRDLLEKDESLSPNLYMNRFSTSNPEEFTNTPTFIINTVTSGNSAVINNLMNKNKIKIDEGALDSSEIIEQINRYENELIRDNNVKIEQRLIIDQENTVDDNDNSNNNNNNNNNNNNNNNNNNNNNNNNNNNNNNNNNNNNNNNNNNNNNNNNNNNNNNVRTFDSFCEQSAIIHGLTINDQVPNNSGICAYTRFQQQNTVLTSKNNYPKISLKKKKIRRCNVCGKDFSRPSSLEIHKNIHTGIKPFVCPYKDCNKTFNVKSNMIRHSKLHEKLKPKSNE, from the coding sequence ATGGGAATAgatagtaacaataacaacaataataaaaagcacAACTTAAATCACCACAACCAATCAAGtgatcaacaaaaaaacaaagaaaaaaataataataccgCTCCTCATCCATGTTTCCAATCTTCGCAACAAGTTATAAGAGActtattagaaaaagatgAATCGTTGAGTccaaatttatatatgaataGATTTAGTACTTCTAATCCAGAAGAGTTTACAAATACTCCAACTTTTATCATAAACACGGTAACCTCTGGCAACAGTgctgttattaataatttgatgaataaaaacaaaataaaaatagatgaAGGTGCCCTTGATTCTTCTGAAATTATTGAACAAATAAATCGTTATGAAAATGAGCTAATAAGGGACAATAATGTCAAAATTGAGCAGCGTCTTATAATAGACCAAGAAAATACTGTAGACGACAAcgataatagtaataataataataataataataataataataataataataataataataataataataataataataataataataataataataataataataataataataataataataataataataataataataataataataataataataataataataataatgtcaGAACTTTTGACTCTTTCTGTGAGCAGTCTGCTATCATTCATGGCCTCACTATTAATGATCAAGTGCCCAACAACTCAGGTATATGTGCATATACACGATtccaacaacaaaatacaGTATTAAcatccaaaaataattatccaaaaatatctttaaaaaaaaaaaaaattagaagatGTAATGTTTGTGGTAAAGATTTTTCTAGACCGTCATCATTAGAAATTCacaaaaatatacacaCAGGCATAAAGCCTTTTGTTTGTCCTTATAAAGAttgtaataaaacttttaatgtCAAGTCTAATATGATTAGACATTCAAAATTGCATGAGAAACTAAAGCCTAAATCGAATGAATGA
- the DSE4 gene encoding endo-1,3(4)-beta-glucanase (similar to Saccharomyces cerevisiae YNR067C | DSE4 | Daughter Specific Expression) yields the protein MLLSNKKAISGLVFFYLFSLLARITLGDQTSYEEVAYSTDGLLQESMIYETINSQTYYVNEPVIHIYYSEKPIRVSASTTVTTDSAISPANRATSATATNTALITSSVSPTAVTTATNTVTTWSLVQVIVVDDTTLTTTVATTDTSAIAVSTTTATITYSMSNTTVVTVSTLATVTAGGAATYTTTDEAGNTSEVTLSTVSVISVISPAVETTSSSSNADSATSLANTDASTTVTNNAVVTKWSVVQVIVAESTTVTTTVAINDASAVTTGNAAAVTTYTTTDEAGGTNTVTVSNVSTISVIAPATSSSSEEENISTSIGYVEPTTTSITKLLSTVATTVSSVIYSTSSLSANSALSGTVVTSITSSPGQPLVTQSMSSSSQGTTINTETLNSDKQITTSASTSITLVTSVPIVVGTSVIVTQSISTSETTITVTNTKLKIIESSSISPYYPFTNSTSSSATVSSSNVISSSSSSSSSSSSSSISSSISSSSSSSITPVTLEPTTEVTTSVSKSLVTLSLLTSSPVTSLVATTTVVATDTLSTVSLFDPVSTDAPPSSFGRDYNPHYLASDVSNDNLPPETNKFYENLILNTQEEPSYAYPYVLWQTTSDYYGVAVQHTTSSDYIFDQYQSNGVPAIFINPTSRAYLIYSATSFTYSGSYTFAVDTLRHSSARVTLVESSSSSNYIEIPVVEGMGFTTAIYHGGLTAMINSGLGITTFVSEDSQVLPQGILKYRATIGGVDWLIYVTVPNYEDYESFEFSTTDGYTLTASDCIDGLIVQFAPAPSAELEVYYDQAAGMYATTFELNGSSDGIAASYSFDYTVEGSSASGYTMIFALPHHVDALDGTTSASYTGIELAATVKGTMQGYLANSLTFYETLNADIGWLPWTSQLDSTTLSYSSDQLQALADIANDELNVNIKDSISSLNTYYVGKVLDKYAYILLTVSDIIEDSDVTENTLNNIKDAFDLLFEAGQLYPLIYDTNFGGICSTGDWGDYDTSYDFGNSRYNDHHFHYGYIIHAAAVVGYVDAKSGGTWAEDNKDWVNSLIRDVANPSISDTYFPVSRMFDWFNGHSWASGLTESANGNNEESSSEDYNFAYGMMMWGKVIGDASMEYRGSLMLAILKRSMNSYFYYSDDNDVEPSAFIPNKVSGILFENMIDYTTYFGTNTEYIHGIHMLPITPASSNIRGSTFVSEEWSDVLSSIIDDVSGGWQGILRLNQALYDPKSSYEFFSSSSFDDSYLDNGMSRTWSLAFSGGIANSLGLI from the coding sequence ATGCTACTgtctaataaaaaagctATATCTGGactagtatttttttatttattttccttgCTGGCCCGCATAACCTTAGGAGATCAAACAAGTTATGAAGAAGTTGCGTATTCAACTGATGGACTGCTTCAAGAGTCTATGATCTATGAAACCATTAATAGTCAAACGTATTATGTTAATGAGCCGGTTATTCATATTTACTACTCTGAGAAACCAATTAGAGTGTCTGCTTCCACCACAGTTACTACTGATTCCGCTATTTCTCCAGCCAATAGAGCTACTTCAGCAACAGCCACTAATACCGCTCTTATCACTTCTTCGGTTAGTCCAACTGCCGTGACAACTGCAACTAATACTGTTACTACATGGTCTTTGGTCCAAGTTATAGTAGTTGATGATACTACCTTGACAACTACTGTAGCTACTACTGATACATCTGCCATTGCTGTAAGCACTACCACTGCCACTATCACTTATAGTATGTCTAACACAACCGTAGTTACTGTTTCTACTTTAGCTACTGTCACTGCAGGTGGTGCTGCTACATATACCACCACTGATGAAGCCGGAAATACTAGTGAGGTTACGCTGTCTACTGTTTCTGTTATATCTGTCATTTCGCCTGCAGTGGAAACGACTTCCTCTTCTAGCAATGCGGACTCTGCTACTTCTTTGGCTAACACAGACGCTTCAACAACTGTTACTAATAATGCTGTTGTTACCAAATGGTCTGTAGTTCAAGTTATAGTAGCTGAAAGCACTACTGTAACAACTACTGTGGCAATTAATGATGCATCTGCTGTTACCACCGGCAATGCTGCAGCCGTAACGACCTACACTACTACTGATGAAGCTGGTGGTACCAATACGGTTACTGTTTCTAATGTTTCTACAATTTCAGTAATTGCACCTGCAACTTCTTCCTCCTCTGAAGAGGAAAATATTAGTACCTCCATTGGCTACGTTGAACCTACTACTACATCTATTACCAAATTATTAAGTACTGTTGCCACTACTGTTTCTTCTGTTATTTACTCTACCTCTTCATTAAGTGCCAACAGTGCATTGTCAGGTACTGTTGTTACATCTATAACTAGTAGTCCAGGACAACCTTTGGTTACACAATCTATGAGTTCTTCTTCTCAAGGTACCACAATTAATACCGAAACTTTGAATTCTGATAAACAAATTACAACAAGTGCTTCTACTTCTATAACCTTAGTTACCAGCGTTCCTATTGTAGTTGGTACTTCCGTAATTGTTACTCAAAGCATTTCAACGAGTGAAACCACTATTACTGTCACTAACAccaagttaaaaataattgaatCATCATCCATTTCTCCTTATTATCCCTTTACTAATTCTACCTCTAGCAGCGCTACTGTTTCAAGTTCCAAcgttattagtagtagcagtagcAGTTCCAGTAGTAGTTCCAGCAGCAGTATCAGCAGCAGTATCAGCAGCAGTTCCAGCAGCAGCATTACTCCAGTTACTTTAGAACCAACTACCGAGGTTACTACCTCTGTCTCAAAGTCATTAGTTACTTTATCACTATTGACTAGTAGCCCAGTTACTTCTTTAGTTGCCACTACAACCGTTGTTGCAACTGATACTTTATCGACAGTTAGTTTATTTGACCCAGTTTCTACTGATGCTCCTCCAAGCAGTTTTGGTAGAGACTACAATCCACATTATTTAGCCAGTGATGTtagtaatgataatttaCCTCCCGAAACTAACAAATTTTatgaaaatttaattttgaatacTCAAGAGGAACCATCATATGCGTACCCATATGTTTTGTGGCAAACCACTTCTGATTACTATGGTGTGGCTGTTCAACATACTACTTCTAGtgattatatatttgaCCAATATCAATCCAACGGTGTTCCagcaatttttattaatccAACTTCAAGAGCCTATTTGATTTATTCTGCCACCTCTTTTACCTATTCGGGTTCTTATACTTTTGCTGTTGATACCTTAAGGCATTCTTCTGCCAGGGTTACCCTAGTAGAAAGTTCTAGTAGTTCTAACTACATCGAAATTCCAGTTGTCGAAGGTATGGGTTTCACTACAGCTATTTACCATGGAGGATTAACCGCTATGATTAATTCTGGTTTGGGTATTACGACTTTTGTGAGTGAAGACTCTCAAGTTCTACCACAAGGCATTTTGAAGTACAGAGCTACCATTGGTGGAGTTGACTGGTTAATTTATGTTACTGTTCCTAATTACGAAGATTATGAATCATTCGAGTTTAGTACCACTGATGGTTACACTTTGACTGCTTCCGATTGTATCGATGGGCTAATTGTTCAATTTGCCCCCGCCCCATCTGCTGAGTTGGAAGTATATTATGATCAAGCTGCCGGTATGTATGCTACAACTTTTGAACTAAATGGTTCCAGTGATGGTATTGCAGCTTCTTACAGTTTTGATTACACGGTGGAAGGTTCTTCTGCTTCAGGGTACACGATGATTTTTGCTTTACCCCATCATGTTGATGCTTTGGATGGTACTACCAGTGCTTCATATACTGGCATTGAATTGGCTGCTACTGTTAAAGGTACTATGCAAGGATATTTGGCAAATTCGTTAACCTTTTATGAAACTTTGAATGCCGATATTGGCTGGTTACCATGGACCTCTCAATTGGATTCCACCACATTAAGTTACAGCAGTGATCAGTTACAAGCGTTAGCAGACATTGCTAATGATGAGTTGAATGTGAATATTAAGGATTCTATTTCTTCGTTGAACACGTATTATGTTGGGAAAGTTTTAGATAAATATGCGTACATTTTATTAACGGTTAGTGATATCATTGAAGATAGCGATGTGACTGAAAACACTTTGAACAATATAAAGGATGCctttgatttattatttgaagcTGGGCAATTATATCCATTGATATATGACACCAATTTTGGTGGTATTTGTTCGACTGGTGATTGGGGCGATTATGATACGAGTTATGATTTTGGTAATTCACGTTACAATGACCATCATTTCCATTATGGTTATATTATCCATGCGGCTGCTGTTGTTGGTTACGTTGATGCTAAATCGGGCGGTACTTGGGCTGAAGACAACAAGGATTGGGTGAATTCATTAATTAGAGATGTTGCTAATCCAAGTATTTCCGATACGTATTTCCCAGTTTCCAGGATGTTTGATTGGTTTAATGGACACTCTTGGGCTAGTGGTTTAACTGAAAGCGCTAATGGTAACAACGAAGAATCCAGTTCTGAGGATTACAACTTTGCCTATGGTATGATGATGTGGGGTAAAGTTATTGGGGATGCTTCTATGGAATATCGTGGCAGTTTGATGTTGGctattttgaaaagatCTATGAACAGCTACTTTTATTACAGTGATGATAACGATGTTGAACCTAGTGCGTTTATCCCAAACAAAGTATCTGgtatattatttgaaaacatGATTGATTACACCACCTATTTTGGTACTAATACTGAGTACATACATGGAATTCATATGCTACCGATTACACCAGCTTCTTCTAATATTAGAGGTAGTACGTTTGTTTCTGAAGAATGGAGTGATGTTTTATCTTCGATCATTGATGACGTCAGTGGTGGCTGGCAAGGTATATTAAGATTGAACCAAGCTTTGTACGATCCAAAATCCTCGTATGAATTTTTTTCGTCGAGTAGTTTTGATGACTCGTATTTGGACAACGGGATGAGTAGAACCTGGTCGTTAGCTTTTTCCGGTGGTATTGCCAATTCTTTGGGTTTAATATGA
- the ECM8 gene encoding Ecm8p (similar to Saccharomyces cerevisiae YBR076W | ECM8 | ExtraCellular Mutant) produces MRSAIPQSKTNTTVIFTNNNNNKIFKNNINITNIPESKITKKKITYSQCDYYLAPLLKNKLLINEVEDNTIQNKPFQEIFTQYTSYYTTDLSDSNTDNHINKKYCCKHCFSKIHDCTVATIITSSNNHEKNSQPIKAFYPRTFQHHVMTNELKNVYSKSWIVKKNYKCPKSSCIYDKYYDFSDLNYICWRYSRKKISNLNQASNNDNTVNIVEYMCRFCQGKNWIKSSNYFHHLLVAHGIKTNTAASTLLNRNHLPSIKCQLLPLPKRIFQHSLRTKFQRIYSNCHYCNMWIRCGFLEYDFSNSYTSNPIKNDNINYYYQNRNRGCIEGLFENYFKHVLHCNLSPYCCEGDNGFY; encoded by the coding sequence ATGAGGTCTGCAATCCCACAATCAAAGACTAATACTACCGTCATTTTcactaacaataataataataaaatatttaaaaataatataaatattactaatatccctgaaagtaaaataacaaaaaaaaaaataacctaTAGTCAATGCGATTATTATTTAGCAcctcttttaaaaaataaattactGATAAATGAGGTAGAAGACAATACTATACAGAATAAACCCTTTCAAGAAATATTTACTCAATATACTTCGTACTATACAACTGACTTATCAGACAGTAATACTGATAAccatattaataaaaaatactgTTGCAAGCATTGCTTTTCTAAGATTCATGATTGTACTGTTGCAACTATCATTACCTCCAGCAATAACCACGAAAAAAATAGCCAGCCCATTAAAGCTTTTTACCCAAGAACTTTCCAGCACCATGTTATGACAaatgaattgaaaaatgtttattcCAAATCTTGgatagttaaaaaaaactataaatGCCCCAAAAGTAGCTGCATATATGACAAATATTATGATTTCAGTGACTTGAATTACATATGTTGGAGATAcagtagaaaaaaaattagcaaTTTAAATCAAGCCTccaataatgataacacAGTCAATATTGTCGAATACATGTGTAGATTCTGTCAGGGTAAAAACTGGATTAAGTCAAGTAACTATTTCCACCATTTATTGGTAGCACATGGAATAAAAACTAATACAGCCGCATCTACACTGCTAAACAGAAATCATTTGCCCTCTATAAAGTGTCAATTATTACCTCTACCAAAAAGAATATTCCAACACTCTTTACGTACGAAATTCCAAAGAATATATTCTAATTGTCATTATTGTAATATGTGGATAAGATGTGGGTTTCTGGAATATGACTTTTCTAATTCCTACACTAGTAATCCTATTAAAAacgataatattaattattattatcaaaacaGAAATAGAGGATGTATTGAGGgcttatttgaaaattattttaagcATGTATTGCATTGTAATTTGTCGCCTTATTGTTGTGAAGGTGATAATGgtttttattga